AGTCGTTCAATCGAATAAATAACAATGAGTGTTTgtagtttcttcttttataatTACTTCTATGCCACATGCTTCTGATGTCTTCTGGTGTATACCGTAtttctatataaataattttaatagaTAGGTAACGTCACAAAATCACATAACTACTATGCACTTTACAACAAAACTAGTGCATCCCTAGCTCCGAGAAATTCAACTATTGCCATTAAACTGTTCTTTAAACTTTCATAATGTAGTATGAATTCTCTCCTTAAACCTTAAATTTTGGACTTAATGTCGAACATGAACCCCTGGGATCGGCGCCCTTAATTTATGTGCCTCGTTCAATAACACgatttttaattgtttttttcttgcATGTACATACTCCTTCGTAAAACGTAAATAACTGAATGTCAGTAGCCAGTGTATGAGAGGTTGATCATACATTCTTTTGGAACTGGCCAACAAAATTCTCTCCCTTTCCCTTAGTTTCTTCGATTAAAATTGTAAGAAGTTGAATACTGACGTTCTTTCCTCCTTCATAAACACCATTTGAGTTTTTAAGAGAGACTTAGGAATGCCTCTATAGTCTCTCTCTctttgtttatatatttctttatagCCAAAGCCTGGAATTTATAGACTTAACTTTGTAATAACGTTTGGTATAGTTGTGTGACCGCGAAAGGAATACTATCGAGAACAGCACCAATTTAGCAGGCATGTTTTTTGAAGGAAACTCTATTACAAATTACAGTTCAGAGAAATCAAGAATTGTCACAGAAGAGGACTATTCTAGTAATGAACGGAGCaattattatgataatgatgatataaaTTCACCAACTTCTCGATGGCGAGAAGTCAGTTCCGATGATGAATCATTGGTCAGTGTCCATGGGAAGTCAGTTCATGATCTGATACCCAACAAACAAAATCAAACTGTCATTCCAATTAAGCTGACTACTAGGGCTATtgtgaaaaaaatagataGATTAGACTCCTCTGCtgaaaaaagaataagTTTACTACGTTTGTTAAGAATACCCTCATCTAAGGCTACTCGCATGATTATTCAAGTTCTTAAGAAAATTGACCGTAAATTCGATGAAAATTATGAAAACGGACTGATACATTAccagaaaataaatattccgGCTGACGATATTAAACATGTTTTGCAAAGCTTTTTAGGAAACCACCGTCTCAAGattgaattagaagaatatttgaatactTTACAAAGACATTGTCCAATGAATACTATAGATTTATTGGCTTTATTAATCTACCTTGATAGGATCATTCAAAATCTTTACAAATATCCATTAGATAAGAAACCAATATATCAATTTATGGCTAGTCGTTTTCAGCATAAACAAACATGTTTATCAAGAATCGTAAACTCTTGCACGGTTCATCGTTTAATTTTAGCAGGAATTACAGTCAGCTCAAAGTTTTTAAGTGACTTTACGTATAGTAACAAGCGCTATGCTCAAGCCAGCGGATTAACATTGGAAGAATTGAATTACTTAGAGTTCCAATTCTTACGACTCactaatttcaatttatcagTCTCTCTCAACGAACTTGAAGATTACGGCACAGCACTATGTAGTTGTTCACAAATATGATTTCGACAAGATAGAACAGAAATAAGCTAGTTTTATTtgtcatattttttttgccAAGAAATAGAATCAcattaaataatcttcGTAGTACGTACGTAGTTATGTAGAAACATAATAAATAGcgatataatattctttcaattgtgAAGTACATAAAAGAAGTCGCCCCGGCCAAAGAAACCCTTTAATTTCTGACGCGTATTCTTTCATGTATTTACAAACGCCAAACGAGTCAGAAGTGTCAGCATATCTCCccaaagaagaataaacagacgaaaaaaagatatttcGACGTCTGTTCGTTTAAACAGTGTTTACTTTTCATGACTCTGGAGAGAAACAACGCGGGAGGCACGGGTGGgaattttaatttcttttcctcGCAAAGCAAAGAAGTCAAtctacatatatatttatccAAAGAAAGAAGCGTAGTGCTTCATTTCGaattaatatttgataaggaaaaaaaaattgaaaaattctggCGAGAGGTTTCTTCGCGGATGACAGAAGGATTAATTAACCAAGCAATTTGCGAAGCTTAACACAAAAGTTGTGCTCGGAAGAGAGCAGCGCAAAGTTAACTGCTGACAGTTAGAGCCGTTTCTCATATTCTCCTCATTTTTCGATGGGAAACTGGAGATTGTTCCGCAGACTATATAAAGAGATAGTTATATCTAAGTTAATTTTTCGATAGCATATCTCTTTCCTTCCTTTAATCTACATCAAAGATAAGGAAACCTAAAAATTAAGTTTTATACTTCCTTATATAGtactttttattttcttaatatttaAAATGTAATGTTCTTGTGCTAGTGTCCTTTGTCATTACAGatctatatattcattaatatcacCACATCTGCATTTTGCAATACattaaaaggaaaaaatgaCGATAAATAGAAGAATGTCATCTTCTATACAATATCAAGATTCAGAGTTTGAATTAAATGCCATTGATCTAGAAAAAAATCCCAAAGATATAAAAACAAGTCAGAATACATCacaagattattattacttaGATGTAGATTCCCACGCGTCAGAAGAAGTAGtagaaacaaaattatcattcttCAATAGAATAGCATCACAATTAAGCGCCGAAACAAAGGGTATAGAACCAATAACAGATGAAGAGAAAACTGATGGATCGTTAATCAACGCGGCTTCCATGTGGTTCTCCGCTAATTTAGTCCTTCCGGCTTTAGCCATCGGTGGACTAGGTCCATTAGTCTTCAGTTTGAATTTCGGCACTTCTGTATTGGTTATTgtctttttcaatatcttaGGGTTATTACCTGTCGCATTCTTCTCTCTTTTCGGTGCTGAATTAGGATTAAGACAAATGGTCTTATCTCGTTATCTATTAGGGAACATTACAGCTAGAATATTCGCATTAATTAATTCGGTAGCTTGTGTCGGGTGGGGGATCGTTAATACTATTGCCTCCGCACAGTTATTAAATATGATTAATCAAGGTCCACATAAATGTCCATTATGGGCAGGTTGTATAATCATCATTGGTGCAACTGTCTTAGTGACATTTTTCGGTTATCGTGTTATTCATACTTATGAAAAATGGTCATGGGTCCCAAATTTTGCTGTGTTTTTAGTCATCATTGCACGTTTAAAGATGTCAGGTAACTTTAAAGGTGGTGAATGGACTTCGGGCCCAACTACTGCTGGTGAAGTCTTATCTTTTGGATCTTCTGTCTTCGGGTTTGCTTCAGGTTGGACTACGTATGCATCCGATTATACTGTATATATGCCAAGAGGttccaataaatttaaaattttcttttcgttAGTGGCTGGATTATCTTTCCCATTATTCTTCACTATGATCTTGGGTGCCGCCTGTGGTTCAGCTGCTGTTAATAACTCTGTATGGaatgaatattatcaaagCAATGGTATGGGTGGGTTGACCTATGCTGTCTTAGTTCCAAATTCTCTTCATGGATTTGGTCAATTTTGTTGTGTTCTATTAGCTATCTCCACTGTCTCGAACAACGTTCCAAACATGTATACTATCGCTCTATCTGTTCAAGCTATTTGGGAACCATTTTCTAGAGTTCCAAGAGTGTTTTGGACCCTTTTCGGTAATGCTGCAGCTTTGGGTATTTCAATTCCAGGCTGTTATTATTTCGCCGAATTTATGCAATACTTCATGGATTCCATCGCTTATTATTTAGCCATTTACATTGCCATTGGGTTATCCGAACATTTCATCTATAGACGTGGTTACAGTGCGTACAATGTTGAGGATTGGAATGATAATTCTAAATTACCAATCGGCATCGCTGGATGCTGTGCGTTAGTTGTAGGTGCATTTGGTGTCGGATTAGGAATGAGTCAATCATATTGGACAGGTGAAATTGCTGCGTTAATTGGTGAGTTTGGTGGTGATATTGGGTTTGAATTAGGTGCTAGTTGGGCATTCATCACTTACAATATAATACGACCATTggaattaaaatattttgggCGTTAGTTATAACTAAgtaattataattattatagagatataaatatataaacattctttttaaaacgaaaaaatataaattggCGTGATATAACAAACTTTGCTTTCATATTTATAGTTAAGGAAATACAAGTTAACACTTTTCCCATTATACTCGGTGGCCATGGCCCCAGGAATTGAATGCATGCCATGATATTTCcacaaaaaaaagagagCCTCGGTGGAAAGAATctatattgaaaaacaaaaagccactatatttttttattccataAAAGACAGATCTACTACAGCCATCGCATGTCAATAATTACTGCTATGGAAACCTGTGGATGACTTAATTCTATAACCTCGTACGAAACTGTTATCAGAGTATCGAATTTTTCAAGCATCCTCCATTTTGGTTTAGCATTGCTCccattttttgaatagtAGACTAGTATTCACTCCTCCAAATCCAAAACTGT
The Naumovozyma dairenensis CBS 421 chromosome 5, complete genome DNA segment above includes these coding regions:
- the NDAI0E04770 gene encoding cyclin family protein (similar to Saccharomyces cerevisiae PCL6 (YER059W) and PCL7 (YIL050W); ancestral locus Anc_7.240), whose product is MFFEGNSITNYSSEKSRIVTEEDYSSNERSNYYDNDDINSPTSRWREVSSDDESLVSVHGKSVHDLIPNKQNQTVIPIKLTTRAIVKKIDRLDSSAEKRISLLRLLRIPSSKATRMIIQVLKKIDRKFDENYENGLIHYQKINIPADDIKHVLQSFLGNHRLKIELEEYLNTLQRHCPMNTIDLLALLIYLDRIIQNLYKYPLDKKPIYQFMASRFQHKQTCLSRIVNSCTVHRLILAGITVSSKFLSDFTYSNKRYAQASGLTLEELNYLEFQFLRLTNFNLSVSLNELEDYGTALCSCSQI
- the NDAI0E04780 gene encoding cytosine permease (similar to Saccharomyces cerevisiae FCY22 (YER060W-A); ancestral locus Anc_7.241) is translated as MTINRRMSSSIQYQDSEFELNAIDLEKNPKDIKTSQNTSQDYYYLDVDSHASEEVVETKLSFFNRIASQLSAETKGIEPITDEEKTDGSLINAASMWFSANLVLPALAIGGLGPLVFSLNFGTSVLVIVFFNILGLLPVAFFSLFGAELGLRQMVLSRYLLGNITARIFALINSVACVGWGIVNTIASAQLLNMINQGPHKCPLWAGCIIIIGATVLVTFFGYRVIHTYEKWSWVPNFAVFLVIIARLKMSGNFKGGEWTSGPTTAGEVLSFGSSVFGFASGWTTYASDYTVYMPRGSNKFKIFFSLVAGLSFPLFFTMILGAACGSAAVNNSVWNEYYQSNGMGGLTYAVLVPNSLHGFGQFCCVLLAISTVSNNVPNMYTIALSVQAIWEPFSRVPRVFWTLFGNAAALGISIPGCYYFAEFMQYFMDSIAYYLAIYIAIGLSEHFIYRRGYSAYNVEDWNDNSKLPIGIAGCCALVVGAFGVGLGMSQSYWTGEIAALIGEFGGDIGFELGASWAFITYNIIRPLELKYFGR